A stretch of DNA from Channa argus isolate prfri chromosome 7, Channa argus male v1.0, whole genome shotgun sequence:
ATACGGACTgtgatgatccgctgtggtgaccctgaattcacagcataagccaaaaggaaaaagataaaaatatccTGCTCAAAGTTTTAAAGCTGAAAATTAACTTAACAGCAGCTAGgtaatggaaacattttaaaacacttctAAAGCTTTAGCAGTTACCCCTAacatattttgaaaacaatAGAAATTCATTGCCCTCCATATATATAAgtaaatttgtttcatttttgtccacAGATTTAGTTTTGTACTTTTGGGGCAAGCATGGCCACTCCAGGAAAGCCAGTTAAAAAGGAAACCAAAAGGCAGATTCCAGTAAAGACCTCCTTTACCTCACCGTTTACCCCAACATGGAGCCCACTGCCACAAGAGGATATGCgcttcattttgaaaacctTAAAGGATAAACTTCTCTCCATGGGTCTAGAGAAGAAAGAGGTCAAACAGTTTCGCctgtggagaaaaaagaaagaccaGAAACCTACAGCTGCCACGTCAGGCCCTTTTCCGCAGGTGCAGGATTCTCCCAAAAATGGATGGACAGATGTGGCAGCCAGACAACAACTGGCCATTGGCATCAACGAAGTCACCAAAGCTCTGGAGAGAAATGAACTCAAACTGGTGCTCGTGTGCAAGTCTGTCAAACCAAAACACATGACAAGTCATCTGATAGCACTTAGTGCGACAAGAGGCGTGCCGGCCTGCCAGGTGCCTCGTCTAAGCCAGAGTGTGTCAGAGGTGCTGGGGCTGAAAAGTGTCCTTGCACTGGGATTCAGACAGTGTACCACCAAAGATAAGGAAGTTTTCATTGAGACTGTTGATGCCATTAAACCTAGGGTGCCTTCACTGGATGTTGCATGGCTGCATGATGCAGGAGCCACTGTAACCCCTAAG
This window harbors:
- the rpp38 gene encoding ribonuclease P protein subunit p38; translation: MATPGKPVKKETKRQIPVKTSFTSPFTPTWSPLPQEDMRFILKTLKDKLLSMGLEKKEVKQFRLWRKKKDQKPTAATSGPFPQVQDSPKNGWTDVAARQQLAIGINEVTKALERNELKLVLVCKSVKPKHMTSHLIALSATRGVPACQVPRLSQSVSEVLGLKSVLALGFRQCTTKDKEVFIETVDAIKPRVPSLDVAWLHDAGATVTPKDHTEKEREGAEKRGEKRKLESESKDGKDSTSSFTLRPLKVKRIIANPAKKKRKVKS